In a single window of the Necator americanus strain Aroian chromosome X, whole genome shotgun sequence genome:
- a CDS encoding hypothetical protein (NECATOR_CHRX.G23983.T1), translated as MMICTYNAHAVASEAAIEDLMMQAKKIKYDVIGLTETRRRHPLNAVYGNGEELFLGTCKSRGAGGVGVLVNRSMTKNIDSFEQLTTRIGRLQMRRCGSTPALTIFVACAPTPSYEEEGVEALWRSSTEKIMPSTRS; from the coding sequence atgatgatctgtacttataacgcacatGCGGTTGCATCGGAAGcagccatcgaagatctgatgatgcaagccaagaagatcaagtacgacgtcatcggactgaccgagacgagacgacgtcaccctctcaacgccgtatatggaaatggagaagaactgttcttaggaacatgcaaAAGTAGAGGTGCTGGTGGGGTTGGCGTCCTCGTAAACAGGAGTATGACAAAGAatatcgactctttcgaacaacttacgacccgaatcggacgtctgcagatgagaagatgtggttcaacaccagctttgactatcttcgtcgcttgcGCTCCAACACCAAGCTACGAGGAAGAAGGAGTCGAAGCTctttggagaagttctaccgagaagatcatgccttctacaaggtcataa
- a CDS encoding hypothetical protein (NECATOR_CHRX.G23989.T2) — MSCEACGFLMLLKSLPESLRIEFYDQEIDGISLKPTFVNEFTKKELKFLDELQRSIETEMHEAIQQIKNEDCQNIHVETLKAFTESQRLMEEFGNTIRQKFTRFGEKLTAFETLLEDMETRNRNLISTAHKCDQTPMPDNSTAVRIDDQMKPPEGEVEGDLLDLNGDEEQSQPDVPDHQGEEPSAQLKDKETWTTTGRKDNDEIQRSRSRSPHRNVHRRKK; from the coding sequence ATGAGCTGCGAGGCGTGCGGATTTTTAATGCTCTTAAAATCCCTTCCCGAGAGCTTAAGGATTGAATTTTACGACCAGGAAATAGACGGGATCTCACTTAAGCCAACTTTCGTTAATGAATTCACGAAGAAAGAGCTCAAATTTTTGGATGAGCTTCAAAGAAGCATCGAAACGGAGATGCATGAAGCGATACAACAGATCAAAAATGAAGACTGCCAGAACATACACGTGGAAACGTTAAAGGCCTTCACTGAGTCCCAGCGACTTATGGAAGAATTTGGGAACACCATCAGACAGAAATTCACACGCTTTGGAGAAAAACTAACAGCGTTCGAAACCCTCCTAGAAGACATGGAGACCAGAAATCGAAACCTGATATCGACGGCTCACAAATGCGATCAAACTCCAATGCCTGATAATTCCACAGCAGTGAGAATCGACGATCAAATGAAACCCCCTGAAGGTGAAGTCGAAGGAGACTTATTAGACCTAAATGGCGATGAGGAGCAAAGTCAACCGGACGTGCCAGACCACCAAGGAGAAGAACCCTCGGCGCaactaaaggataaagagaCATGGACAACCACTGGAAGAAAAGATAATGATGAAATACAAAGGTCAAGGTCGAGATCGCCTCACCGCAATGTTCACAgacgaaagaaatga
- a CDS encoding hypothetical protein (NECATOR_CHRX.G23987.T1), protein MHRSSAESAKDDVHAERMGLGCPIHAQRNKHIRMQQLRLSGSGIEHDERPDHRAGQKETSGLRSTQEHRAYSEEGQEHSAHLFNITVLPALTYASETWAFRKQEENAVSVIERAIESVMLRVFRFTQVRDGIRSSLLR, encoded by the coding sequence atgcatcggtcttcagctgaatctgcaaaagacgatgttcacgcggaacggatgggtctcggatgccccattcacgctcaacggaacaaacatatccgaatgcagcagttacgtttatctgggtcgggaattgaacatgatgaaagaCCTGACcaccgagctgggcagaaagAAACTAGTGGCCTGCGAAGTACACAAGAGCATCGAGCATATAGTGAGGAAGGCCAGGAACACTcggctcacctcttcaacatcactgtgcttcctgctttgacctatgcttcggaaacctgggcatttcgcaagcaggaggaaaacgcggtgagcgtcattgaacgcgcaattgagagtgTGATGCTAAGAGTATTCCGCTTCAcccaagtgagggacgggattcgaagttctctcctacgttag
- a CDS encoding hypothetical protein (NECATOR_CHRX.G23984.T1): MDSGDGLSVSAEPGLTHDILVSRTSVRPKACNQVTWRCKGGGLESPPTNKLHMSTPGERKFFQKLMGLEACNLPMGFKILRKTVIEKSLLIPEESLVR; this comes from the coding sequence atggattcaggggatggactctctgtttctgctgagccaggactgactcatgacatccttgtatcccgcacgtcggtccggccaaaagcctgcaatcaagtgacttggaggtgcaagggaggcggtttggagtcgcctccaacaaataagctccacatgtccactccgggagaacggaagttcttccagaaactcatgggactagaggcttgcaacctgcccatgggttttaaaattttacgcaaaacagtaatagaaaagagtctcctgattccggaggaaagcctggtacggtag
- a CDS encoding hypothetical protein (NECATOR_CHRX.G23982.T1), whose protein sequence is MERPGERLSEFIMTTNTIHGNSQFQKPSCLRWTWESPGGGYRNEIDHIIVNKRFCLTGVAVAPKFYTESDHRSLQGRFSFTRRKEKAASSESKIPELLLTGISSLRSPAFGKIPQWTT, encoded by the coding sequence aTGGAACGAccaggggagaggctctccgagttcatcatgacgactaataccatccatgggaactcgcaattccagaagccctcatgtctacgctggacgtgggagtcacccggtggagggtaccgtaatgaaatagaccacatcatcgtcaataaaaggttctgcctgacgggcGTCGCTGTTGCGCCAAAGTTCTACACGGAATCGGACCATCGCTCCCTacaaggaagattttccttcacaaggagaaaagagaaagccgcaagttcagagagcaaaatcccagaactattattaactgggatctcttcgctacgctcgccggcttttgggaagattccgcaatggacaacatag
- a CDS encoding hypothetical protein (NECATOR_CHRX.G23985.T1) yields MAICTYNACTLASEATTEDLMMQTKKIKYDVISLTETRQRHPLNAVYVNGEELFLGTCENRKVGGVGILVNTSMAKNVDSFEERTTRIGRLPMKRYGHIKIGRGRSPRFLYGPKSSTEKNIFQQDHCW; encoded by the coding sequence atggcgatctgtacttataacgcatgtacgcttgcatcggaagcgaccaccgaagatctgatgatgcaaacgaagaagattaagtacgacgttaTCAgtctgaccgagacgagacagCGCCACCCACTGAACGCCGTGTATGTTAATGGAGAAGAActtttcttaggaacatgcgaaaatagaaaagttggtggagttggcatcctcgtcaacacgagtatggcaaagaacgtCGACTCTTTCGAAGAACGTACTACCCGAATCGGGCGTCTGCCGATGAAAAGATATGGTCATATCAAGataggaagaggaagaagtcCAAGGTTTCTGTATGGACCTAAAAGTTCTACggagaagaacatttttcaacaagatcattgttggtga
- a CDS encoding hypothetical protein (NECATOR_CHRX.G23988.T2) yields the protein MRFNDNRWTRTVSDWVPRDIERTTRRPLTRWSDFFTKSFKENYDALRGFMRKEEPLGDSGMRSGQMEELLASARPLRRSTGVKEIKVIKVTKSKNNYNSKKKVCSAVSKTYRCGCSIIDRRFDSALVPTTL from the coding sequence atgcgctttaacgacaaccgttggaccagaacagtgagcgactgggttccccgcgatattgaGCGCACTACAAGAAGACCGctgacccgatggtcagatttcttcacgaagtccttcaaagaaaattatgatgctcttcgtggtTTTatgcgaaaggaggaaccactgggcgactctggcatgcgatcgggacaaatggaagaattactggcgtccGCTCGACCACTTCGAAGATCCACCGGAGTCAAGgagatcaaggtgatcaaggtgacaAAATCTAAGAATAACTACAActctaagaaaaaagtgtgtagcgcagtcagtaagacaTACCGCTGTGGATGCAGCataatcgatcggaggttcgattctgccctagtgccaaccacgCTTTGA
- a CDS encoding hypothetical protein (NECATOR_CHRX.G23989.T1) produces MRSSNLSNEYAELFGQRPTVLAKREATLYKHKVQNLQMRAQCIREKIICTVQGITMSCEACGFLMLLKSLPESLRIEFYDQEIDGISLKPTFVNEFTKKELKFLDELQRSIETEMHEAIQQIKNEDCQNIHVETLKAFTESQRLMEEFGNTIRQKFTRFGEKLTAFETLLEDMETRNRNLISTAHKCDQTPMPDNSTAVRIDDQMKPPEGEVEGDLLDLNGDEEQSQPDVPDHQGEEPSAQLKDKETWTTTGRKDNDEIQRSRSRSPHRNVHRRKK; encoded by the coding sequence ATGAGATCCAGTAATTTATCAAATGAGTACGCAGAGCTATTTGGACAGCGTCCAACCGTTTTGGCGAAGAGGGAAGCTACCTTGTACAAGCACAAGGTACAGAACCTACAAATGAGGGCGCAATGTATTAGAGAGAAAATAATATGCACGGTGCAAGGAATCACTATGAGCTGCGAGGCGTGCGGATTTTTAATGCTCTTAAAATCCCTTCCCGAGAGCTTAAGGATTGAATTTTACGACCAGGAAATAGACGGGATCTCACTTAAGCCAACTTTCGTTAATGAATTCACGAAGAAAGAGCTCAAATTTTTGGATGAGCTTCAAAGAAGCATCGAAACGGAGATGCATGAAGCGATACAACAGATCAAAAATGAAGACTGCCAGAACATACACGTGGAAACGTTAAAGGCCTTCACTGAGTCCCAGCGACTTATGGAAGAATTTGGGAACACCATCAGACAGAAATTCACACGCTTTGGAGAAAAACTAACAGCGTTCGAAACCCTCCTAGAAGACATGGAGACCAGAAATCGAAACCTGATATCGACGGCTCACAAATGCGATCAAACTCCAATGCCTGATAATTCCACAGCAGTGAGAATCGACGATCAAATGAAACCCCCTGAAGGTGAAGTCGAAGGAGACTTATTAGACCTAAATGGCGATGAGGAGCAAAGTCAACCGGACGTGCCAGACCACCAAGGAGAAGAACCCTCGGCGCaactaaaggataaagagaCATGGACAACCACTGGAAGAAAAGATAATGATGAAATACAAAGGTCAAGGTCGAGATCGCCTCACCGCAATGTTCACAgacgaaagaaatga
- a CDS encoding hypothetical protein (NECATOR_CHRX.G23979.T2) translates to MSFNDNRWTSTVSDWVYRDIERTTRRPLTQCSDFFTKSFKENYDALRGFMRKEEPLGDSGMRSGQMEELLASARPLRRSTGVKVIKVIKVTKFKNNYNSKKNLV, encoded by the coding sequence ATGAGCTTTAACGATAACCGTTGGACCAGCAcagtgagcgactgggtttaCCGCGATATTGAGCGCACTACAAGAAGACCGCTGACCCAAtgctcagatttcttcacgaagtccttcaaagaaaattatgatgctcttcgtggtTTTatgcgaaaggaggaaccactgggcgactctggcatgcgatcgggacaaatggaagaattactggcgtccGCTCGACCACTTCggagatcaacgggagtcaaggttatcaaggtgatcaaggtgacaAAATTTAAGAATAACTATAACTCTAAGAAAAActtggtgtag
- a CDS encoding hypothetical protein (NECATOR_CHRX.G23986.T1), producing the protein MSLLCQCFIRDRTIASFGEGFPSHEEKRKPRSSESKVPEISLTGLFATLAGFWEDSAMNSIDEEHDRFVKHLHGCMTPVRSTTCHYVGKKSCGTRSRQNKTRTPEEPSASTHQYHGEAPHTLPVEM; encoded by the coding sequence ATGTCGCTCTTGTGCCAAtgttttatacgggatcggaccatcgcctccttcgGCGAAGGTTTTCCTTCAcatgaagagaagagaaagccgcgaagttcagAGAGCAAAGTCCCAGAAATATCGTTAACTGgactcttcgctacgctagccggcttttgggaagattccgcaatgaaCAGCATCGACGAGGAACACGATCGGTTCGTTAAACATCTTCATGGTTGCATGACTCCagtccgaagtacgacatgccattatgtcggtaagaaatcgtgcggcacccggtcccgacagaataagaccagaactcctgaagaaccttccgccagtactcatcaataCCATGGCGAGGCTCctcacacgttacctgtcgaaATGTAA
- a CDS encoding hypothetical protein (NECATOR_CHRX.G23980.T1), which produces MWMHRSSAESAKDDVHAERMGLGCPIHAQRNKHIRMQQLRLFGSGIEHDERPDHRAGQKETSGLRSIQEHRAYSEEGQEHSAHLFNITVLPALTYASETWAFRKQEENAVSVIESAIERVMLRVFRFTQVRDGIRSPLLR; this is translated from the coding sequence atgtggatgcatcggtcttcagctgaatctgcaaaagacgatgttcacgCGGAACgaatgggtctcggatgccccattcacgctcaacggaacaaacatatccgaatgcagcAGTTACGTTTAtttgggtcgggaattgaacatgatgaaagaCCTGACcaccgagctgggcagaaagAAACTAGTGGCCTGCGAAGtatacaagagcatcgagcaTATAGTGAGGAAGGCCAGGAACACTcggctcacctcttcaacatcactgtgcttcctgctttgacctatgcttcggaaacctgggcatttcgcaagcaggaggaaaacgcggtgagcgtcattgaaagcgcaattgagagagtgatgctaagaGTATTCCGTTTCAcccaagtgagggacgggattcgaagtcctCTCCTACGttag
- a CDS encoding hypothetical protein (NECATOR_CHRX.G23988.T1), which translates to MRFNDNRWTRTVSDWVPRDIERTTRRPLTRWSDFFTKSFKENYDALRGFMRKEEPLGDSGMRSGQMEELLASARPLRRSTGVKEIKWVGLLVRPCPCFHHKVADPPMSSHTLSKDTPDIETACTSDHPLAFSCCPICRTAVTVVLALNVAEGTPQEAVSVAQTAMAREDSV; encoded by the exons atgcgctttaacgacaaccgttggaccagaacagtgagcgactgggttccccgcgatattgaGCGCACTACAAGAAGACCGctgacccgatggtcagatttcttcacgaagtccttcaaagaaaattatgatgctcttcgtggtTTTatgcgaaaggaggaaccactgggcgactctggcatgcgatcgggacaaatggaagaattactggcgtccGCTCGACCACTTCGAAGATCCACCGGAGTCAAGgagatcaag TGGGTAGGCCTGCTAGTGCGACCTTGCCCTTGTTTTCATCACAAAGTTGCCGACCCACCTATGTCTTCTCATACTCTTTCCAAAGACACTCCGGATATTGAG ACAGCGTGTACATCTGACCATCCTCTGGCGTTCTCTTGCTGTCCTATATGTCGGACAGCTGTCACTGTAGTGTTGGCCCTTAACGTCGCAGAAGGCACACCTCAGGAAGCGGTCTCCGTCGCGCAAACTGCTATGGCGCGAGAAGATTCGGTTTGA
- a CDS encoding hypothetical protein (NECATOR_CHRX.G23981.T1) produces MTGLSNTFTTARRGLRVLKPPRDLEERRSEVLAEAAEAGKSIRYARRDFSSRKTRMTALQNPKRTTAASTKGLENIIYDFYSVLPSEVRHVIMSVRNRTASGLDRIRPEHLKNLPPVLIDTFARLFTRPNARFLSSGKPTRPCCCIKRETHMTSATIALTLTQLRRNRSWRPWKTKVFST; encoded by the coding sequence atgaccggcttgtcgaacaccttcacgactgcacgcagagggctgagagttttaaaaccaccaagagacctTGAAGAGAGAAGATcggaagtgctggctgaagctgcagaggcgggaaaaagcatccgctatgcccgtcgagacttctccagtcgcaagacgaggatgactgctctccagAACCCGAAGAGAACAACCGCTGCATCGACAAAGGGATTGGAGAatatcatctacgacttctactctgttctcccgtccgaagtacgacatgttattatgtcggtaagaaatcgtacggcatccggtctcgacagaataagacctgAACActtgaagaaccttccgccagtactcatcgaCACCTTTGcaaggctctttacacgtccaaatgcaaggttcctaagcagTGGAAAACcaacaagaccgtgttgttgcaTAAAAAGGGAGacccacatgacatcggcaactatcgccctaactctgactcagttgagacggaatcggtcatggaggccttggaAAACCAAGGTgttcagtacataa